A window of the Streptomyces sp. NBC_01351 genome harbors these coding sequences:
- a CDS encoding zinc ribbon domain-containing protein — protein sequence MLNTAALGERVGWLAALVESMAAGVIGGHWSRAELTLLASGVAPSGERLPSNAWMALRTLGWTATVPEGVYVPDRVRRVAEEQAGRVLRSAEWRAGLVDGVLATWPVSGDPLKRTEEEWDALRAVCPQGAAVPASVFRSRTRQVLRFLAAHRRLPVDLCELEGAPGAGCQVVLAAADKQLAILARCEDDPSRYAVLTVRLPVRPDPRTRTDWHPVRSRFRLPPTIDAAAVLHAPTLRLRDGRLRLDIAHTTAVPKTLRSGHSRAVAFDYGLNTLLTGGTLTLTGGTQPAVHTDGQPVFLRMNGVLAKADRLRIHAEQLWTKAAHLEHLIDGQRALGLRPDPATVTKLAVLRTEHSRVSRRRARLNAEIAKAAARFMVDHAQAAQASVIYLEDLRDMEARGKGRTLNTRLSSSVRGQIVADALHQAARHGIAVVIVPARGTSRFCPRCLTAFRHHTAPDSTRPGWKWATCPHPDCRYSADRDTAAWQRIGARGLQHQHLTVLDRASGTYVIRRTVQELDQPVQHTEPTHPGPATSYSPQQSAADRTKAGPTRNRPVPRQRRRVPAPPGTPASTGPGGKRPAGRPPQPPTHRTQRRRGRQAPHTMSTPTRHTPHGARLGAGFHLHTHATPTRDRAGQQRQPRHFSHRGEHPAPPRKT from the coding sequence GTGCTGAACACTGCCGCGCTGGGTGAGCGGGTGGGCTGGCTGGCCGCGCTGGTGGAGTCGATGGCCGCCGGGGTGATCGGCGGGCACTGGAGCCGGGCCGAGCTGACGTTGCTTGCTTCGGGCGTTGCGCCGTCGGGTGAGCGGTTGCCGTCGAACGCGTGGATGGCGTTGCGGACTCTGGGCTGGACGGCGACCGTTCCGGAGGGGGTGTATGTGCCCGACCGGGTCCGGCGGGTTGCTGAGGAGCAGGCAGGGCGGGTGTTGCGTTCGGCTGAATGGCGGGCCGGGCTGGTGGACGGGGTCCTGGCCACTTGGCCCGTATCCGGGGATCCGCTCAAGCGCACCGAGGAGGAGTGGGATGCGTTGCGGGCCGTCTGTCCGCAGGGGGCAGCGGTGCCCGCCTCTGTTTTCCGTTCCCGTACCCGTCAGGTGCTGCGTTTCCTCGCCGCGCACCGGCGTCTTCCTGTTGATCTTTGCGAGTTGGAGGGGGCGCCGGGCGCGGGATGTCAGGTGGTGTTGGCCGCCGCCGACAAGCAGCTGGCCATCCTGGCCCGCTGCGAGGACGACCCCTCCCGTTACGCGGTGCTCACCGTACGACTGCCGGTACGGCCCGACCCGCGCACCCGTACCGACTGGCACCCGGTACGGAGCCGTTTCCGGCTGCCACCCACCATCGACGCCGCCGCTGTCCTGCACGCCCCCACCCTGCGCCTGCGCGACGGGCGGCTACGCCTCGATATCGCACACACCACCGCCGTCCCCAAGACGCTGCGCTCCGGGCACAGCCGGGCCGTGGCCTTCGACTACGGGCTGAACACCCTGCTCACCGGCGGCACCCTCACCCTGACCGGTGGCACCCAACCGGCCGTGCACACCGACGGACAGCCCGTCTTCCTCCGCATGAACGGGGTACTGGCCAAAGCCGACCGGCTCCGCATCCACGCCGAACAGCTGTGGACCAAAGCCGCGCACCTGGAACACCTCATCGACGGCCAACGGGCCCTCGGGCTGCGCCCCGACCCTGCGACCGTCACCAAACTCGCCGTGCTACGCACCGAACACTCACGGGTCAGCAGGCGCCGCGCACGGCTGAACGCGGAGATCGCCAAGGCGGCCGCACGGTTCATGGTGGATCACGCCCAGGCCGCGCAGGCATCGGTGATCTATCTGGAGGATCTGCGGGACATGGAGGCCCGCGGCAAGGGCCGCACCCTCAACACCCGCCTCTCCAGCTCGGTGCGCGGGCAGATCGTGGCGGATGCGCTCCATCAGGCAGCCCGGCACGGGATAGCCGTGGTCATCGTCCCCGCGCGCGGCACCTCCAGGTTCTGTCCGCGCTGTCTGACCGCGTTCCGTCACCACACCGCCCCCGACAGCACCCGGCCGGGGTGGAAGTGGGCCACTTGCCCCCACCCCGACTGCCGGTACAGCGCGGACCGGGACACCGCCGCCTGGCAGCGCATCGGCGCCCGAGGGCTGCAACATCAACACCTGACTGTCCTGGACCGCGCGAGCGGCACGTACGTGATCCGCCGCACGGTTCAGGAGCTGGACCAACCCGTCCAGCACACCGAGCCCACCCACCCCGGACCCGCCACCTCCTACAGTCCGCAGCAATCCGCTGCGGACCGGACGAAGGCGGGACCGACGAGAAACCGCCCTGTGCCCAGGCAGCGACGCAGGGTCCCCGCCCCACCCGGAACACCGGCATCGACCGGTCCGGGTGGAAAGCGTCCGGCGGGGCGGCCGCCCCAGCCACCCACCCACCGCACCCAGCGGCGACGTGGACGGCAGGCACCGCACACGATGAGCACCCCTACACGGCACACGCCACACGGGGCCAGACTCGGCGCAGGCTTCCACCTGCACACCCACGCCACCCCCACCCGAGACCGGGCAGGACAGCAAAGGCAACCGAGACACTTTTCCCACCGGGGCGAACACCCAGCCCCACCCAGGAAAACCTAA
- a CDS encoding bifunctional [glutamine synthetase] adenylyltransferase/[glutamine synthetase]-adenylyl-L-tyrosine phosphorylase, translated as MTVPGRRSSTFIQLLRSGFTDPQTAARLLETDALASVRTDPVLLDALGATADPDLALLGLVRLAEAQTPDERPLLLDTLVAAKPLRDRLLGVLGASEALGDHLARHPHDWQALVTYEAADLHPGLADFERGLADAHDPVALRVAYRRCLLSIAARDVCGTIDVAQTAAELADLATATLRAALRIASAAAPQDAAQCRLAVIAMGKCGGNELNYVSDVDVIFVGEAVNGTDEGKGIQAATRLASHLMRICSETTVEGTIWPVDANLRPEGRNGPLVRTLASHMAYYQRWAKTWEFQALLKARAVAGDPDLGAQYVEAISPLVWQAAERENFVADVQKMRRRVVDNIPAAQVDRELKLGPGGLRDVEFAVQLLQLVHGRHDATLHSGTTLDALHSLAAGGYVGRTDAAQLHDAYRFLRAMEHHIQLYRLRRTHLVPEDENDLRRLGRSLGLRTEPVAELNKAWRRHASVVRRLHEKLFYRPLLDAVAQLTPGETRLSTRAAGQRLEALGYADPAAALRHLEALASGVTRKAAIQRTLLPVLLGWFADSADPDAGLLGFRKVSDALGKTPWYLRLLRDEGAAAENLARVLSAGRLAPDLLMRAPEAVALLGDPEGLLPRTHEALEQEVLAAVGRADSAEAAVTAVRGVRRRELFRTTAADIIGSYGTEDSPAEEDHGALVDRVGGAVSDLTAATIAGALRAAVQAQWGDTLPTRFAVIGVGRFGGHELGYGSDADVLFVHEPREGVDEQEAAKAAQTVIAEMRRLLQLPTADPPLLIDADLRPEGRSGPLVRTLSSYAAYYRRWSLTWESQALLRAEPVAGDAELGSRFIDLIDPLRYPMEGLGEDAVREIRRLKARMESERLPRGADPTLHTKLGRGGLSDVEWTVQLIQMRHAWVEPGLRTTRTRQALAAAHAAGLIPTEEAQILDEAWVLATRVRNAVMLVRGRAGDTFPSDARELAAVGRYLGYAEGTVGEMLDDYRRITRRARAVVDELFYGA; from the coding sequence ATGACAGTCCCGGGACGCAGGAGCAGCACCTTCATCCAGCTGCTGCGCAGCGGTTTCACCGACCCCCAGACCGCCGCCCGACTCCTGGAGACCGACGCCCTGGCCTCCGTACGCACCGACCCGGTGCTCCTCGACGCCCTCGGGGCCACCGCCGACCCCGACCTCGCGCTCCTCGGGCTCGTACGGCTCGCCGAGGCGCAGACCCCCGACGAGCGGCCCCTGCTCCTCGACACCCTCGTCGCCGCGAAACCCCTGCGCGACCGGCTCCTCGGCGTGCTCGGCGCCTCCGAGGCGCTCGGCGACCACCTCGCCCGCCACCCCCACGACTGGCAGGCCCTGGTCACGTACGAGGCCGCCGACCTGCACCCAGGGCTCGCCGACTTCGAGCGCGGGCTGGCCGACGCCCACGACCCCGTCGCCCTGCGCGTCGCCTACCGCCGCTGCCTGCTGTCCATCGCCGCCCGCGACGTCTGCGGCACCATCGACGTCGCCCAGACCGCCGCAGAGCTCGCCGACCTCGCCACCGCCACCCTCCGCGCGGCCCTGCGCATCGCCTCCGCCGCCGCCCCCCAGGACGCGGCCCAGTGCCGCCTCGCCGTCATCGCGATGGGCAAGTGCGGCGGCAACGAGCTCAACTACGTCTCCGACGTCGACGTGATCTTCGTCGGGGAGGCGGTCAACGGCACGGACGAGGGCAAGGGGATCCAGGCCGCCACCCGCCTCGCCTCCCACCTCATGCGGATCTGCTCCGAGACCACCGTCGAGGGCACCATCTGGCCCGTCGACGCCAACCTCCGCCCCGAGGGCAGGAACGGTCCTCTCGTCCGCACCCTCGCCTCCCACATGGCGTACTACCAGCGCTGGGCCAAGACCTGGGAGTTCCAGGCCCTCCTCAAAGCCCGCGCCGTCGCCGGCGACCCCGACCTCGGCGCCCAGTACGTCGAGGCCATAAGCCCGCTCGTCTGGCAGGCCGCCGAGCGCGAGAACTTCGTCGCCGACGTCCAGAAGATGCGACGCCGCGTCGTCGACAACATCCCCGCCGCCCAGGTCGACCGCGAGCTCAAGCTCGGACCCGGCGGCCTGCGCGACGTCGAGTTCGCCGTCCAGCTCCTCCAGCTCGTGCACGGCCGCCACGACGCCACCCTGCACTCCGGCACCACCCTCGACGCCCTCCACTCGCTCGCCGCCGGCGGCTACGTCGGCCGCACCGACGCCGCCCAGCTGCACGACGCGTACCGCTTCCTGCGCGCCATGGAGCACCACATCCAGCTCTACCGGCTGCGCCGCACCCACCTCGTCCCCGAGGACGAGAACGACCTGCGCCGCCTCGGCCGCTCGCTGGGCCTGCGCACCGAACCCGTCGCCGAGCTCAACAAGGCCTGGCGCCGGCACGCCTCCGTGGTCCGCCGCCTGCACGAGAAGCTCTTCTACCGCCCGCTGCTCGACGCCGTCGCCCAGCTCACCCCCGGCGAGACCCGGCTCTCCACGCGCGCCGCCGGCCAGCGCCTCGAAGCCCTCGGGTACGCCGATCCGGCCGCCGCACTGCGCCACCTCGAAGCCCTCGCCTCCGGCGTCACCCGCAAGGCCGCCATCCAGCGCACCCTGCTGCCCGTCCTCCTCGGCTGGTTCGCCGACTCCGCCGACCCGGACGCCGGCCTGCTCGGCTTCCGCAAGGTCTCCGACGCCCTCGGCAAGACCCCCTGGTACCTGCGCCTCCTGCGGGACGAGGGGGCCGCCGCCGAGAACCTCGCCCGCGTCCTGTCCGCCGGACGCCTCGCCCCCGACCTGCTGATGCGCGCCCCCGAAGCCGTCGCCCTGCTCGGCGACCCCGAAGGCCTCCTCCCCCGTACGCACGAGGCCCTGGAACAGGAGGTCCTGGCCGCCGTCGGCCGCGCCGACAGCGCGGAGGCCGCCGTCACCGCCGTACGCGGGGTCCGCCGCCGCGAGCTCTTCCGCACCACCGCCGCCGACATCATCGGCTCGTACGGTACGGAGGACAGCCCGGCCGAGGAGGACCACGGAGCCCTCGTCGACCGCGTCGGCGGAGCCGTCTCCGACCTCACCGCCGCCACCATCGCCGGAGCCCTCCGCGCCGCCGTACAGGCCCAGTGGGGCGACACCCTGCCCACCCGCTTCGCCGTCATCGGCGTCGGTCGCTTCGGCGGGCACGAGCTGGGCTACGGCTCCGACGCCGACGTCCTCTTCGTCCACGAGCCCCGCGAGGGCGTCGACGAGCAGGAAGCGGCGAAGGCCGCCCAGACCGTCATCGCCGAGATGCGCCGGCTCCTCCAGCTCCCCACCGCCGACCCGCCGCTGCTCATCGACGCCGACCTGCGCCCGGAAGGCCGCTCCGGCCCCCTTGTCCGCACCCTCTCCTCCTACGCCGCCTACTACCGCCGCTGGTCCCTGACCTGGGAGAGCCAGGCCCTGCTGCGGGCCGAACCGGTGGCCGGCGACGCCGAGCTGGGCAGCCGCTTCATCGACCTCATCGACCCGCTGCGCTACCCGATGGAGGGTCTCGGCGAGGACGCGGTCCGCGAGATCCGCCGCCTCAAGGCCCGCATGGAATCGGAACGCCTGCCGCGCGGAGCCGACCCGACGCTCCACACCAAACTCGGCCGCGGCGGCCTCAGCGACGTCGAGTGGACCGTCCAGCTCATCCAGATGCGGCACGCCTGGGTCGAACCGGGCCTGCGCACCACCCGCACCCGCCAGGCCCTGGCCGCCGCCCACGCGGCCGGCCTGATCCCGACCGAGGAGGCCCAGATCCTCGACGAGGCCTGGGTCCTGGCCACCCGCGTCCGCAACGCGGTCATGCTGGTCCGCGGCCGCGCCGGGGACACCTTCCCCTCCGACGCCCGGGAACTGGCGGCGGTCGGCCGCTACCTCGGCTACGCGGAGGGCACGGTCGGCGAAATGCTGGACGACTACCGCCGCATCACGCGCCGCGCACGGGCGGTGGTGGACGAACTCTTCTACGGGGCGTAG
- a CDS encoding acyltransferase family protein, with translation MKSIVGIAGRRSARAAAESGTAPTASRLGWLDALRGLAALSVALYHLGLPFQWVPYGTRLPHYLDPGVFGVLLFFLVSGYIIPASLERRGDMRAFWVGRVFRIYPAVILTVVASLLILPRNHTVVDSYVFAHPLLSLVGNGLMLQDMMGVTNGLGVLWTLTFEMVFYYFVTALFALGWHRKSAGLAVGFAAVALVLGGWIALGTLSVDPASTRHLVLACATVVVMAMACIMTGKPALAKIGGLLLGGLGLVLITLNSRAAAFETMMIFATMFAGTVLYRWEHGQIERTQAILTCGFVVTCGFLTGYMYNHGQTLWRTFTGSWMAWSFAYVAAWAVFIAGMLLRKRRFPRWLSWLGAISFSLYLLHNPVIHGMHWMLDGRDPIESRTGQVVLFAGFMAVLVGVSWLSYRLVELPFQNLGRRVLKSVSRRFPQEAPSPTQDGTGTPPAAEKAPEPSVRSDEPVLAGRE, from the coding sequence GTGAAATCGATCGTTGGAATAGCCGGCCGACGCTCGGCGCGGGCCGCTGCGGAGAGCGGTACCGCCCCGACCGCGTCGAGGCTCGGCTGGCTGGACGCCCTGCGCGGCCTCGCGGCCCTGTCCGTGGCGCTGTACCACTTGGGGCTGCCGTTCCAGTGGGTGCCCTACGGCACCCGGTTGCCGCACTATCTGGACCCCGGTGTCTTCGGCGTCCTGCTGTTCTTCCTGGTGAGCGGCTACATCATTCCCGCCTCGCTGGAGCGGCGCGGCGACATGAGGGCGTTCTGGGTGGGGCGCGTCTTCCGCATCTACCCGGCGGTCATCCTGACGGTGGTCGCCTCGCTGCTGATCCTGCCCCGCAACCACACCGTGGTGGACAGCTACGTCTTCGCGCACCCGCTGCTCTCGCTCGTCGGCAACGGGCTCATGCTGCAGGACATGATGGGCGTCACCAACGGCCTCGGGGTGCTGTGGACCCTCACCTTCGAGATGGTCTTCTACTACTTCGTCACGGCACTGTTCGCCCTCGGGTGGCACCGCAAGAGCGCGGGCCTGGCCGTCGGCTTCGCGGCCGTGGCGCTCGTGCTGGGCGGCTGGATCGCTCTCGGCACGCTCTCCGTTGACCCCGCGAGCACCCGGCACCTGGTCCTGGCCTGCGCCACCGTGGTGGTGATGGCGATGGCCTGCATCATGACCGGAAAGCCCGCCCTGGCCAAGATCGGCGGGCTGCTCCTCGGCGGCCTCGGGCTGGTGCTGATCACCCTCAACAGCCGGGCCGCGGCCTTCGAAACCATGATGATCTTCGCGACGATGTTCGCCGGCACCGTGCTGTACCGGTGGGAGCACGGCCAGATCGAGCGCACCCAGGCCATCTTGACCTGCGGCTTCGTCGTCACCTGCGGATTCCTCACGGGCTACATGTACAACCACGGGCAGACGCTCTGGCGGACGTTCACCGGGTCCTGGATGGCGTGGTCGTTCGCCTACGTCGCCGCGTGGGCGGTCTTCATCGCGGGCATGCTGCTGCGCAAGCGCCGTTTCCCGCGCTGGCTCAGCTGGCTCGGAGCGATCAGCTTCTCGCTCTACCTGCTGCACAACCCCGTGATCCACGGCATGCACTGGATGCTGGACGGCCGCGACCCGATCGAGAGCCGGACGGGCCAGGTCGTGCTGTTCGCCGGGTTCATGGCCGTGCTGGTGGGGGTGAGCTGGCTCAGTTACCGCCTGGTGGAGCTGCCCTTCCAGAACCTGGGCCGCCGCGTACTGAAGTCCGTGTCGCGGCGATTCCCGCAGGAGGCGCCGTCCCCCACCCAGGACGGGACGGGGACGCCACCGGCCGCGGAGAAGGCCCCGGAACCGTCGGTGAGGTCGGACGAGCCGGTCCTCGCCGGACGGGAGTGA